A window of the Ostrea edulis chromosome 1, xbOstEdul1.1, whole genome shotgun sequence genome harbors these coding sequences:
- the LOC125675679 gene encoding peptidyl-tRNA hydrolase 2, mitochondrial-like isoform X2 codes for MDRKEVGVAVSIGVGLGFVLGWLMRGRSLKRIPYSASGAAGVKNSDVDLTDSGPKLSDNGEYKLVLVMRQDLKMGKGKMAAQCCHAAVHASEFLARNNPELFNKWKMNGQPKVVVKADSEQVLIDLSKKARSLGLNASLIRDAGRTQIAPGSKTVLGVGPGPENLVNEVTGHLKLC; via the exons ATGGACCGTAAAGAAGTGGGCGTTGCAGTTTCCATCGGTGTGGGCCTCGGTTTTGTTCTGGGGTGGCTCATGAGAGGGCGATCTTTGAAAAGAATACCTTACTCGGCCTCTGGAGCTGCTGGAGTGAAAAACTCGGATGTGGATctcacagat TCTGGCCCGAAGCTGTCCGACAATGGAGAGTACAAACTGGTACTGGTTATGCGTCAAGACCTCAAGATGGGTAAAGGAAAGATGGCTGCACAG TGCTGTCATGCTGCTGTCCATGCCTCCGAGTTTTTGGCTAGAAATAACCCTGAACTGTTCAACAAATGGAAGATGAATGGTCAGCCCAAGGTAGTGGTCAAGGCAGACTCAGAACAAGTGCT TATTGATTTGTCAAAGAAAGCCCGGTCCTTGGGATTAAATGCAAGTCTGATACGAGATGCAGGTCGCACTCAAATAGCTCCAGGATCCAAAACTGTGCTTGGTGTGGGACCAG GTCCTGAGAATTTAGTTAATGAAGTGACAGGACATTTAAAACTATGCTGA
- the LOC125675679 gene encoding peptidyl-tRNA hydrolase 2, mitochondrial-like isoform X1: protein MDRKEVGVAVSIGVGLGFVLGWLMRGRSLKRIPYSASGAAGVKNSDVDLTDSGPKLSDNGEYKLVLVMRQDLKMGKGKMAAQCCHAAVHASEFLARNNPELFNKWKMNGQPKVVVKADSEQVLIDLSKKARSLGLNASLIRDAGRTQIAPGSKTVLGVGPGKNPLKVVLITYIFPFITDQTYSIVNIYLNNS, encoded by the exons ATGGACCGTAAAGAAGTGGGCGTTGCAGTTTCCATCGGTGTGGGCCTCGGTTTTGTTCTGGGGTGGCTCATGAGAGGGCGATCTTTGAAAAGAATACCTTACTCGGCCTCTGGAGCTGCTGGAGTGAAAAACTCGGATGTGGATctcacagat TCTGGCCCGAAGCTGTCCGACAATGGAGAGTACAAACTGGTACTGGTTATGCGTCAAGACCTCAAGATGGGTAAAGGAAAGATGGCTGCACAG TGCTGTCATGCTGCTGTCCATGCCTCCGAGTTTTTGGCTAGAAATAACCCTGAACTGTTCAACAAATGGAAGATGAATGGTCAGCCCAAGGTAGTGGTCAAGGCAGACTCAGAACAAGTGCT TATTGATTTGTCAAAGAAAGCCCGGTCCTTGGGATTAAATGCAAGTCTGATACGAGATGCAGGTCGCACTCAAATAGCTCCAGGATCCAAAACTGTGCTTGGTGTGGGACCAGGTAAAAACCCATTAAAAGTTGTGctcattacatatatatttccatttaTAACTGATCAGACTTATTCCATAGTTAATATTTATCTAAACAATTCataa
- the LOC125675660 gene encoding transmembrane emp24 domain-containing protein 5-like, whose protein sequence is MATYLSLKLLFVIWILDEMVCVVWSSRDGDFDYDELPGTQHEFKIEVSAGKEECFAQKVASGAMFHVQYEVLRGGDRIIDMIMLDPSPKVVHHVPSKSDGFMTHKAKTEGYYQFCIDNTAYRFSTKLVYVYIVTYIMEEWAQYMEEIQSVSLTVQNFSRSLTGVQTSIDTVRFYQSESRMHVIRDWYLAIGNNSHIMYWSVFQISVIIITSLFQVVCLRRLFRTTAMTPSSKPRA, encoded by the exons ATGGCGACCTATCTGTCTTTGAAACTACTGTTTGTAATATGGATTTTGGATGAAATGGTATGTGTTGTGTGGAGTAGCAGGGATGGTGACTTTGATTATGATGAACTTCCCGGAACACAACACGAATTCAAGATAGAAGTGTCAGCTGGAAAGGAGGAATGCTTCGCTCAAAAAGTGGCATCAGGAGCTATGTTTCATGTGCAATACGAG GTTTTAAGAGGCGGAGATAGAATTATCGATATGATAATGCTTGATCCGAGTCCCAAGGTCGTCCATCATGTGCCTTCCAAATCAGACGGATTTATGACCCACAAAGCCAAAACGGAGG GATACTACCAGTTCTGTATAGACAACACAGCCTACAGGTTCTCCACAAAGCTAGTGTATGTCTACATTGTGACGTATATAATGGAAGAGTGGGCCCAGTATATGGAGGAAATCCAGAGCGTCAGTCTCACCGTACAGAACTTCTCA AGATCGCTGACTGGTGTACAGACCTCTATAGATACAGTCAGATTCTACCAATCAGAGAGTCGTATGCACGTGATACGAGATTGGTATCTAGCAATCGGCAACAACAGCCACATTATGTATTGGTCCGTCTTCCAGATCAGCGTCATCATCATTACGTCATTATTCCAGGTCGTCTGCCTTCGACGATTGTTCCGCACAACAGCAATGACTCCTTCCTCCAAACCAAGAGCGTAA
- the LOC125675696 gene encoding uncharacterized protein LOC125675696, with protein MKTLILFILFGVACSGSKFLPPGKKCQKLTLSELYDDNIWDTCEENQVPHCVLDDQCRHVRVCLKAVTISKGRCPVYNARENKMETRECTGEKCPDVNFSSQAVVKFDGCFQEINCSKRDEL; from the exons ATGAAAACATTGATACTTTTCATACTCTTTGGAGTTGCCTGCTCTGGATCCAAATTTCTCCCCCCGGGCAAGAAATGTCAGAAACTGACGCTCTCGGAGTTGTACGATGACAATATCTGGGACACATGCGAAGAAAACCAGGTTCCTCACTGTGTGCTGGACGACCAGTGCAGACATGTACGAGTATGTTTAAAGGCGGTCACTATATCAAAAG GACGATGTCCAGTCTACAATGCCAGGGAAAATAAAATGGAAACGCGAGAATGTACTGGAGAGAAATGTCCTGATGTAAATTTTTCATCCCAAGCTGTCGTCAAAT TTGATGGGTGTTTTCAAGAAATCAA ctgTAGCAAACGGGATGAGCTGTGA